Sequence from the Aerococcus tenax genome:
TATTGTATTCAAAGCCATGGCTAGATCCGACAATCCGACTGTTTCCTGCTTGGTCATTGCGAACGAAGGCTGTGTAGCCACGATGTTGGTTACCGGCAATACGGTTAGACATCCCTTGTTTATCCATCTGACTGGTTTCGGGGTTGTAACGAATGTCAATCTTATAACCGAATGCCTTGGCAACGCCGCGATTCTTGAGGATTCCGCCTTGATTGAGGTAGGCTTGCCCTTTGTTGGCACCTTCGATAAAGAGGAAGCCAAAACCGTCTGCGGCAGTCGTATTGTTGTGGTGGTCTAGGCGGACTTCTAAATTCAACTCGAAGTCTTTATCGAAGCTTACAGCTTCTTTTTTCACCAGGGCACCCCGTTGGCTCTGAACATTGTGAATCATCCGTGATCCTAAGGCATTGCTATTGCCGAATTGAACCGCTTGAACATTCTCTGGGCCACGGTCGGCCTTGGCTGGGTTATATTCTGTTGGGTCATACTTTGTCACATTGGGGCCAATCCGGTCAAAGTGGTTTCTGCCCAGTCCCGTTTCAGTGACGGTTCGGCTATCAGCCACTTCCTTATGGTCAATGACCCGATCTTCTACGGTGCGGGTTTGGTCAGCTTCTCGGTTCCGTTCAACGTAAGTGGGTTGCTCGTCTCCACCCACAAGTACTTCATCGCTGGCTTCCAGGTCGCTATAGTAAGCCGCCCGATTTTCTATACTGGAGACTGGTTGGCTCGCTGACTCGCCCACCTTCTCAGTCAAGGAATGACTGCTGTCTAGTGAAAGTGCCCGGCTGCCATGATCTGCCTCTTTTGAAGAATGACCTTGGCCGTTTGCAAGACCGGCGACATTTGCACTTGTTACGCCTTCATTTGAAGCCGCCTGAACCACAGAGGCCTCTCCCATAAAGAGCAAACCAACCGCAACAGCGACTGAAGCGACACCCATATTTAAACGTCTAATGGCATAGCGATAAGAGCGATTGCAACTTTTTTCACTGATCATTTTAAAATTATTCTTCCCTAGCATATGTTTTGATTACCCTCTTTATATTCTTCTTAGTTTTTAAGTGTAAAAAGCAAATAATGTATAATAAAATATAAAAATTCGCTATTAGTTAAGCAAAAAAGAAATTGAAAAACTAGCAGATTTTTAAAATTAAATCAAATCTCCTGATTATTTTTTAAACTAATAAGTATTTATCACTTGAAAAAACCCAGGAAGCTTGATATAACGGCATTCCTCTTTTGCTTATGGTATATATTTTTCAAAAGGATAATAGTCCAAAAACATTTTATTGTATTTATTATTAACTTTATTTGGTAATAATTTAATTATTTTTCGTTTTGCTGAACAAAAGCTTTTTTTACTTGATTAATATAAACGATTACTTATAATCGGACAAAACTTTCACCAGCTTAGCTAACCAGTCCTCTCCAGAAAATCTCTTCCCTGAGCGCACAAAAAAAGAGACCAGGACAAAAGTTCCAGTCTCTTAATAAAATATAAACTACATCATCAAAATTTGTTCTTCGACGCGCTTGTCGCACTCTATCCTAAAGCTTCCACGTATTGGTAGGCTTCTTGGCCTGCGCTGCCGGCGTCACCGACTGCAGTGGAGACTTGGCGTAATTTCTTCTTACGGACATCCCCACAAGCAAAGATTCCCGGCACGGCGGTAGCCATGTTTTCATCAGTTAGGATCCAGCCTTCTTCATCGGTAATCCCCAAGTCACTGAAGGGCTCACTATTAGGCAAGAGCCCTACATAGATGAAGACCCCACCGGCTGGGACTTCCGTCACTTCATGGGACTTCACATTTTCCACCACAATGCTGGTGACTTGCTTGCCGTCGCCTTTAATTTCTTTGACCACGCTATCCCAGGTAAAAGAAATCTTGTCGTTAGCAAAGGCGCGGTCTTGGAGAATTTTTTGGGCCCGTAATTGGTCACGGCGGTGAATAATGTCAACCGTGTTGGCGAATTGGGTCAGGTAGCTGCCCTCTTCCACGGCAGAATCGCCCCCACCGACTACCTTGATGTCGCGGCCCTTATAGAAGGCCCCGTCACAAACGGCACAGTAGGAAACGCCGTGGCCATTATATTCTTCTTCCCCCGGCACATCCAAGGTCCGATGTACTGATCCGGTGGCGATCACGATGGCCTTGGCCTTAAAGTCGCCATTATCGGTTTCAATCAGGTGGTAAGGCTTGCCAGGAGTCACTTTCTTCACATTGCCGAAGACATACTCAGCCCCAAATTGCATGGCACTTTCGTACATCTTGTTGGCTAGGTCAGGGCCGGAAATGCTCTTGTAACCGGGGTAGTTTTCCACCGTGGCGGTATTAATTAGTTCTCCCCCTGGGACTCCCCGTTCCAAAACAGCAACCTGTAAATTAGCCCGTGACGCATACAGGGCCGCAGTTAGGCCGGCTGGACCGGCACCAATAACGATCACATCATAAGTTTTACTTGCTTCACTCACGTTGATTCCTCCACTTTTTTCACTTTAGTCACACTTTATCCCCAGCCTCCACCAAGACGGGCGCACTGGGACTTGGAAACCGAGAGATTATTTCAAATCCTTTTCTAAGTCAAGTAGGTAGGCGCGTAAGTCGTCTTTGATTTCTGGATGGCGGAGGCCATAGGAAATACAGGTTTTCATATATTCTAACTTATTACCGACATCATAGCGTTGGCCAGTGAATTCGAGGGCAAAGACCCGTTGTGTTTTGTTCAAACGGTCAATGGCATCGGTCAATTGGATTTCGTTTCCGGCCCCAGGTTCTTGGGTTTCCAAGAGGTCAAAGATTTCTGGAGTGAGAAGATAACGACCGATAATGGCCAAGTCACTCGGCGCTTCGCTAGGATCAGGTTTTTCCACGAATTGGCGAACATTATAGATACCGTCCTTATATTGGGCTTCGGGATCGATAATGCCGTACTTGCTGGTATCTTCGTGGGGAACCCGCATAACGGCAATATTTGAGGCATGGGTATCATGATAAGCGTCGATCAATTGTTTTGTCAAAGGAACTGCATCTTCCATCAAGTCATCGCCCAGCATCACCACAAAGGGTTCATCGCCGACAAAGGCCTTGGCTTGTAAGACCGCGTCCCCTAGTCCCTTAGGATAGGATTGGCGCTTGAAGAAGAGGTTAAGGCCAATGGTTTCTTGAACAATTTCCAGTAAGTCGTCCTTACCCTTGGCGTGGAGGTTTTCTTCCAGTTCAATATTGGAGTCAAAGTGGTCCTCGATGGGGCGTTTGTTTTTCCCGGTAATAATTAGAATATCTTCAATCCCACTGGCCAGGGCCTCTTCCACGATAAATTGGATGGTGGGTTTATCAACAATTGGTAACATTTCTTTGGCCATAGCCTTGGTGGCTGGTAAGAAACGGGTTCCTAAACCAGCGGCAGGGATAATGGCTTTTCTTACTTTTGTCATAGCTACTCCTTTATTTGTGAATCAGACTTCACGGTAATTATTGTGACAGTTTGGGTCACTAGTCTCTTCTCTTAATGTAAAAGTTGTTTCGCAATTTAGCAAGCCTTAAGGGGATTCTTATCACTTTTTTATCGATTGCTAGTTCCCAGTGAGCGCTAAAAAATGCGCCTAATCCTTCAAGCGGGCTTGCTTGGCCAAGGACTGTTCTAAGGCCAGGCGGTCTAAGCCGACTTCTTGCTTGCCTTGGCGTTTCATTAGGTCCTCGACTAATTTTCTGAGGTCCTGGTGGTCATAGAGGACCTGGTAGGTAGTTTGGGTGATTGGCATTTCGATCCCTACCGACTGGGCCAATTCATAGGCCGACTTGGTGGTATGGACGCCCTCAACGATCATTCCCATGTGGTCGAGGACTTCACTGACCGACTTGCCCTGGCCAATTTGATAACCGGCCTGCCAGTTCCTAGAAAAGGGTGAGGTACAGGTAACGATTAAGTCGCCAATCCCACTCAAACCGGCAAAGGTAAAGGGATCCGCTCCCAAGGCTACCCCTAGCCGGGTAATTTCCGCCAGGCCCCGGGTCATCAAGATGGCCTTGGCATTATCACCAAAGCCTAGACCAGCTAGAGCTCCGGAACAGAGGGCAATAATATTTTTCAAGGCACCACCGAGTTCTACTCCGACCACGTCGTCATTGGTGTAGACCCGAAAATAAGCATTCATAAAGAGGGCTTGGAGAGCTTCCGCCGCCTTCAAATCTTGGCAGGCAGCGGTAATTCCGGTGATATCATGGCGGGCCACTTCTTCCGCATGACTGGGGCCCGATAAGACCACCGGCCCTTGAATGGCCAAGTCCTTAAAACTGTCTGCTAAGATCACCGAGACTCGCTCATGGGTCTCTAATTCCAGACCCTTAGCCGCATGGAAAATCAACGGCCGGTCTGCCTGTGCATCCTCGGCTTGTAAAATAGCGGCCACTTGGTCGGCTACCCCGCGGATGGCATTGGTCGGCACCACAAAGCCGATCACTTGGGCGCCTTTCACGGCCGCTTCCAAATCAGAGGTTGCGACAATGTCTTTGGGCAAAGTGACCTCTTTTAAATAGGCGGCATTGGTATGTTCTTGGTTAATTTCATCCGCCTGATTTTGCCGGTGGGTCCAGAGGGTCACCTGGTGGCCATTTTCCGCTAAGACCATGGCCAAGGCGGTCCCCCAGGAACCAGCACCGAGTAAGCTGATTGCTTGTTTTACCATTATCTTCTCCTTTAATTCACTTTCATCCAAATTGACTTGCCCTTAGGCTGATTTTTTGGCTTGGGCCCGCCGCTTGGTCAAGTAGTTATAGTCGCTGTAATAAGGCAGGTCTCCTTGCTTGGTACGGCGGTAGATCAAGAGGGCAATCCCCACAACCACCAGGACTAAGGACAGGGCTTGGGAGACCCGGATCGGTCCCAGGTAGAGAGAATCAGTCCGTAAGCCTTCAATGAAGAAACGGCCGGTCCCGTACCAAATCAAGTATAAGAGTCCGGTCTCGCCGAGTTTTAAGGTCTTATGACGGTGGCGGAGGAAGAGTAAGACCCCTACCCCCAGTAAATTCCACAGGGATTCATAGAGGAAGGTGGGGTGGTAGTATTGGCCGTTAATATTCATTTGTTCAACGATAAAATTCGGTAAGTGCAAGGTCTCCCGTAGGAAAGCTTCACTAACCGGGCCACCATGGGCTTCTTGGTTAACAAAGTTACCCCAGCGGCCAATTCCTTGAGCTAGGAGTAAATAAGGCATAATCACGTCCGCCAAGAAGCTCACCTTCATCTTGTGGCGCTTGGCATAAATAATCGCCGTCAAAGCCCCCGCAATCACTCCTCCATAAATAGCAATACCACCCTGCCAGATGGCAATAATTTCGCCCAGGTTTTCCCGGTAGTAGTCCCATTCAAAGATCACATAATAGAGCCTGGCCCCGATAAAACCGATGGGAACTGCCCACATGATCATATCCATGACCTTGTCACTATCAAAACCCTTGCGTTCAATCTCTTTAAGGATCAATTCCACCGCTAAGAACATGCCCAGGGCAATAATAATTCCGTACCAACGAATCTCAATTCCTAAGAAGGAAAAGGCCACCGGATCAATAGCTAGCAGGTTAAGGCTGGGTAAAAGTTTTCCAAGTAAAGTCGTCATCATGACTCATCGCCCGCTTCCGCCTGGTCTTTTTCGGCGTGAGTTTTGGCATCCGCTTCCTGGTTGGCTTGGATTAAATGGGTCAGTCTTTCCTCGAATTCCTTACCGGCATTGTAGCCCATATTATTGGCCCGAAGATTCATAGCCGCCACTTCCACGATATTAGAAGAATTCCGCCCAGTGCGGACAGGCACAGTAATTTGAGGGACATCTACTCCGAGTAGGGAAACCATTTCCGGTTCCGATCCTAAACGTTCATAGTCTTCATCATCGTCCCACATGACTAAGCGGACAATCAAGTGGAGTTGTTGGGCCTGTTTAACCGCCCCGGCCCCAAAGAGGGTGAGGACATTAATAATGCCCAGGCCGCGGATTTCGATCATATTTTGTAAGATGGCCGGCGCCTCGCCCACGATGGAATAGTCATCGCGTTTATGGAGTTCCACCCGGTCATCAGCCACAAGCCGGTGGCCGTTTTTAATTAATTCCAGGGCGGTTTCGGACTTACCGATCCCGCTGTCCCCTATAATCATAATTCCCAAACCATAGACATCCACAAAGACGCCATGCTTGGACACCCGGGGCGCCAGACGCTCTTGGAGGTAGGTAGTAATATTGGAATAGAGCCGGGTTGTCACTGCACTTCCCTGTAAAATTGGGATTTTATTTTCTTCTGCCGCTTGAAAGACCTCGTATTCCGGCATCAAGTCGCGGGAGAAAATAAAGACTGGCGTATCTTCCCGGGACATCCGCCGCATAATCAAGAGCCGCTCATCACTAGTCATTTTCTTCAAATAGGAGTGCTCATTCCGGCCAAACAATTGGACCCGTTCCGAGGGATAGTAGTTAAAATACCCCGATAATTCCAAACCCGGACGGGAAATGTCGCTGGTTTGAATCAAACGGTCTAAATACTCCTCTCCCTGGAGCACCTTCAGCCCAAGCTGGTCCCTGAGCTCTTTAACGGTTACTGCTTCCATAATTGTTTCCTTTCTCTTTTTAAATCTCACTTCATTTTACCATAGGCCCAAGCCATTAGTAAGGCTTGAGAGTGTGACGAGTGCACCAAAGATCGATAACACTGGAGCTAAAGAGCAAAAATTCTTGAAAAGAATTTCTTGCACTTTAGTGAAGTGGAGTTCGATCTGCACCCGGAGCACGTTTTGAGAGTGTGACAGTCACAACAAAGGACGAAATCGCTGGAGAAAACTGGGATAAGCTCAGTGAAGCTGAGCGTTACCAGTTTTTGAAGCGGACGTTCGTCCTGTGACTGGAACACGTTTGAAGAGAGTGCGACAAGCGCAAAAAGAGGGGAGAAAGCTACGCATACTATATCTGTAACTCGCTTTGCTTCGAACAGCTATAGCAATTGGAAGAAGTGCGCAGTAAATCCTCAAAGAGGATTTGCAAGGGCTTCTGAAATGGAGCTCACCTCGCGCTTGGAGCAGGTTTTGAGAGTGTGACAGTCACAACTTATAAAAAAGACTGCAACAGGCGTCGCAGTCTTTTAACGATTAATAACATTTAAGTAAAAACCTTCTCCCGTAGCACTCTCTAATAGTCGCTTCGATAAGGATCAAATATCTTCTTCAACAACTCTTGAGCCAGGCCATAAATTAAGGCCAAAACCATACAGTAGAAGAAGGAAGAAATCCAGAAATAAGCTGTTCCCATCAGGGAGGAAGCCAGCCAGAAGATAAACCCATTCAAGACCAGGTTAAATAAACCCAGAGTCAGAAAGTTGATCGGCAAGGCTAAAATTCTCAAAATCGGGTAAACCAACTTGTAAAGGATAGCGATGACTAAAACCACAATCACCGCCGAGGCAAAGTCTTGAATATAAACCTCTGGCCAGAAAATCCGGCCCAGTCCTTGGAGGAGGATGGCTTGGATCAAGAGACGAATAATATTTCTAATCATGGTCGACCTTAACCTTCTCCACTTCCTTAATTTGACGTTTGTTTAAGTCCCGATAGACCGGTTCCACATCGTCTTCACGCTGTGTGTAGGCCTCTTGGCGCGGATTGGTCCGCTGTCTAGTGCCTTGTCCCCCACCAAAGAAAGTCCGCTTAAAGTTAATCACACTTTCATTAGGAATTAAAACCATCAGGGCCAGGTAGATAAAAATAGCCAGGTAGCGTAGCGGGGTAAAAAGAGCCACCGCAAAGGCAATCCGGAGCCAAACTGCGGAAATGCCAAAGTAGTCAGCAAAACCACCACAAACCCCAGCAAACACACGGTTGGTTAATGAGCGTTTCAGTGCTTTCATAAAATCTCTCCTTATCTTGATTAAAACAAGTACTATCGATCCCGCTGTTCAAACGATTGAGAAATCGCTGCTAAGATATAAACAAAATTAGGTATTAGATAGCGGGATATAAGAATATTTTACCATAAGCACGCTCAAGACACGACTCTCCCTGCCTGACAAACAGCGAATTTAAAGGATTCTAAAGAATTCAGAGTGCGACGGGTCGTCAAAGATCGATAGAGCTACGCATACTATATCTGTACGTTGCTTCGCTTCCTACAGCTATAGCAACTAGAGCTAAAGAGCAAAAATTCTTGAAAAGAATTTCTTGCACTTTAGTGAAGTGGAGATCGATCTGCACCCGGAGCACGTTTGGATAGAGTGCGACAAGCGCAAAAAGAGGGGAGACCATTGGAAGAGGTTTGTAGAAAATCCTCTTTGAGGATTTGCAAAAGCCTCTGAAATGGAGCTCACCTCGCGATTGGAGCACGCTTGGAAAGGATGTGAGGAAGGACCAGGGAGGGAGATTCCCTACCCCTCCACTCCCGGCAAACCTTGCCAGTGACATTGGCTGCCGCTAGGGGTCATTTCGACCGCTAGCTGGATGGGTAATTCCTGTTTCAATTCTTCCCGGTGGGAGATGACAGCAATCAAGCGGCCCGAGCGTTGGTGGAGGTCCACCAGGGTATCGAGGGCCTGTTGGAGGGTTTCCGAGTCCAGGGTTCCGAAACCTTCGTCAATAAAGAGCATACCCACGTCAACCGTCCCAGCTTCTTCCTGGATCACATCACTAAGTCCCAAAGCTAAAGCCAGGGAGGCTTGGAAACTTTCGCCTCCTGACAGGGAATGGACGCTGCGCTCGCTAGCCGTATAGGAATCGAAAACATTGAGGTTAAGCCCCTTAGCCTGGTTGCCACCAATCTCGTCCTCCGCTCGTTTAAAGTAATACTTGCCATTGGTCATTTGATAGAAACGCTGGTTAGCCCGCTCGACGATCCAATCCAAGTAAATTCCTAAAATATAGCGTTGGAAGGAAATCCGCTGACTCTTGTTGAGCTTCCCATTAGCGACATCCGACAACTTCTTCAAGTCACCAAAGCTCTGGTAGCGGTCTTGGTAATCCTGCCATAAGTCAGTCAGGAGAGCGACTTGGTCCTTGAGCCGGATTAAATCTTCCCGGTCCTGACTTAATTGGCTAGCGGCTTGGGCATAGCTTTGGTCGAGCTCGCTTTTTTTCTTTTGGTAAGTGGCTTGGTCTTGATCAATAGCCAAGTCTTTTTCTTTTGCCTTTAAGGCCTCCAGCGACTTTTTATAGGCATATACCTGGTTAGAATAAGCAGATAGAGTTTGGCTGATGGCCTGCCAGTCCCGATCACTTTGGTGGAGGGCCTTGACCTGGTCGTCACTGAGATCCGATTCTCTTCGGGCTTGGGCTAAACGCTCAGCAATGGCCTGAGACTGTGCTTGATTTTTCTTAACCGCCGCTTCTTGGTAGTCCCGCTTGGTGGTTAAAACGGCAGCTTTTTCTTTCAAAGCTTGCTCTTTTTTGGCTAATTTTTGTGCTAAAGCTTCCAAGTCTTTGGCTTCCGTCTTAAGGGCTTGGGCTTTTTCTTCTAAGGTAGCTTGAGAGTCTCCAATCAAGAGAGTCTGGGCTTGTTTGAGTCGGTCTTTCACTTGATCCAAAAAAGCTTTCTGGCGGCTGACCTGGCCTTCACTTTTAGAAAGTTCCTGCTTAAGGGTTTGCAGCTGAATTTCTTGGCCTTTGACCCTTTCCTTTTCTTCCGCCAGGGCTTTTTGATTAGCCTGGTCTTTGTCATATTTCTCTTGGTAAGCCGCACTGGCTTGCTTATAGGCGCTTTTAGCTTGGTCCAGCCGGTCTTGCCAGTCAGTGATAGTGGCCTTAGGGTCAAAATCATATTGCCTGCACAAGTCGGCCCGACTCTGCTTGTGGTAGTTGAGGGCCTGGCTAGCTTCTTGGTAGGCTTGGCTAGTCTTTTGAGCCTGGGATTCTAATTGGTCCACTTGGCCATGGTCCAGGTCTTCAGTGGAAGTATCAGCGCTGACTTGGGCCGGATCAGGATGGTCCAAGCTCCCACAAACTGGGCAAGGACTTTCAGGGATTAAATTCTGAGCCATGATCCCGGCCAGATTGCGCTGGTAGGCCTGCTTAGCATTTAAATAGGTCTGGTTGGCTTTTTGCCAGGTATCTTCCGCCTGGTTGAAGTCCGCTTCTCCCTTTTTAATGGCTTGGTCGAAGGATTGGACCTGGTCGAGCCCGGCTTTTAAGTCAGTCAATTGGCGGCCGGACTCTTTGACCGCTTCCTTTTCCTGGTTCAGGCTGTCGGGATCAAGAATGGCCTGGCTTAATTGGTCCAATTGGGCCTGTCCTTGGCTGATGGCTTCTTCTAGACTAGCGACTTGGCCTTGCCCTTTTTGATAGCTGGCCTCTAGGTTTTCTAATTCAGTCTGACCGTCCTGGACTTCCTTTTGGGTGCTTGTATAAGTGGTCCAGTCCTTGAGGCCAGCTTGAACTTGGTTGATGGCTTCTTTAATTTGCGGCAAGCGGTCCAAGTTTTCTTTTTGATCCTCCCGCTCCTTATCATAGTCAGCTTTGGCAGCTTGATAATCTTTTTCCTCCTGGTCCAGTCGGGCCTGACTTTGGGCCAGGTCCTTGGCCTCTGCTTGAGCCTGGGCTTGGTCTTTTAAGGCCTGGTAAAAGGATAAAGACCCCTGGTAGTTTTGATAGGCCGTTTTTAAATCAGCCATCTGGCTTTGCTTGGCTTCTAGGCGGTCTTTTTCTTGTGCCAGGTCGGCTTGAGCGTCAAAGTAGTCTAGGACTTGGCTGAGCTGAGTTCGCTTGGTTTCCAGTTTTTCCAACGCTTGGCTAGCTTGTTTGAAGTCTGCTTCTTTGGTCGCTAAGAACTCAGCCAAAAGCTGGCCTAGCTTGGCCTCCCCCTGGTCTTTTAAACGATCTTCTAACAGCCCTTGGTCTTCTGGACTAAGCAAAGTCTTTAAGCGTGCTTGGGCCGCATCATGGTTTTTCTTAAGGCGGTCTAAGTCGCTCTTGACCTGGCTATATTGGTCTTGCAAGTAGTCTTGGAAGCGGTTAATGGCCTCGGTATGGAAGATGTGGGTAAAAATTTCCTCCTTTTCCCGACTTGAGGCTTCCAGCAGACGCTTGAACTCGCCCTGGGGCAGCATGACAATTTGGGTAAATTGGGACTTATCTAAACCAATGGCAGCTTTGAGATAAGTTTCTAGCTCATTTTTCTTTCCCGACACCAACTTGCCGTCAACATTGACTTCCAGAACTTCAGAAGGATAGGCCTTGGACCGCCCTTCCACCGCTCCCGGCCCTGTCTGTTTGGGTTGGCGATAGACCTGGTAGTGGTGGCCATCACTGTCAAAGGTAAAACGCACATAGGCCAGGTCCAAGTCGGTGGCAAAACGGGACTTGAGCTCGCTGGCTTCCCGACTCGATCCCGAAGCGCCCCCGTAGAGGGCATAGGTAATGGCGTCAAAGAGAGTGGTCTTACCCGCCCCAGTATCTCCTGAAACCATAAACAAGCCATAGGGTCTAACTCGGTCAAAGTCAATCACGGTCAGGTCCCGGTAAGAACCAAAGGCATTCATTTCTAAACGTAAGGGAATCATGGTCCACTTCCTTTCTCAGTCAGCTAGTCGTCTTCCTGGTCTTTTTGCGCCACTAACCAGGCCGTCTCCACTGCTTGACTTTGTGTTTCGGTCAGAGGCTGGCCCAGGGTTTCTTGGTAGAAGTCAGCGAAAAGTTCTAAGGGGTCAGCCACTTGGCGGCTGAGCTTGTCTTTACTGATTTTTCCCTCAATCTGGGCGCTGACCTGGCCGATATTCACGTATTCCAGGTTCATAATATTGGGATAACTATCCCGCAGCCGGTTCATCCCGTCATGGACCGGGGTCTGGTCAGTCAGTTCAAAATAAATATAGTCCTCCGACTGCCCCGTTAAAGCCTGGTCAAAGCTGGTTTTAATCACTCGGACATCGTGTTGGGGCTGGATCATATGCTTGGTGACTTGGATTGACTCCTTGGTTAAATCCACCTCCAAATATTGCTTATGGTGGTGGGCTTCGGACTTGGAATATTTGAGCGGACTGCCACTGTAGCGGACATGTTCGCCTTTGACCCGTTGTGCCCCGTGCAAGTGACCCAAAGCCACATAGTCAAAATCTTGAAAGACTCGGCTGGGCACATATTCGGTGGTACCAATCGATAAGGGGCGCTCCGACTCCGATTCTTCTAAGTCAGCCCCGGCTTCCTCCAAGCTAGACGAAGTCACGTAGCCATGGTAGACAATCAAATTCAGGCGTTCAGGATCAAAGGATTCCTGGTCCTTAATGGCTTGGACCTGTTTGGCTGCGGCCTTTTCCAAGCTGTCAATGGTCGGGTCTTGGTAGAGCTCGCGGATGACCTGGTAATCGGCATAGGGAAGGAGGTAGACCCGGGCCCCTGGTAAATCGACGTGTTGAGGAACTTTTTGCGGCAAACCCGCCAGGTGGATATTTTGCCGTTCATAGGCCCGGGACCCGTAGGCAATCCGCTCGCCAGCATCGTGGTTACCAGCAATAATCGCCACGGGGCAGGCCAATTCCACCATCAATCGGTCAATCAGTTCATTGGCCAAGCGGACACTATCCCTGCTGGGTAACGACCGGTCATAAAAGTCGCCCGCAATAATCACCAAATCAGGCTCAAGCGCCTTGAATTCATCAATCAGCTGGTGGAGGACCACTTCCTGGTCAGCCAACATGGACCGGTCATTAACAATCTTCCCAATATGCCAGTCGGA
This genomic interval carries:
- a CDS encoding exonuclease SbcCD subunit D, whose product is MKIIHTSDWHIGKIVNDRSMLADQEVVLHQLIDEFKALEPDLVIIAGDFYDRSLPSRDSVRLANELIDRLMVELACPVAIIAGNHDAGERIAYGSRAYERQNIHLAGLPQKVPQHVDLPGARVYLLPYADYQVIRELYQDPTIDSLEKAAAKQVQAIKDQESFDPERLNLIVYHGYVTSSSLEEAGADLEESESERPLSIGTTEYVPSRVFQDFDYVALGHLHGAQRVKGEHVRYSGSPLKYSKSEAHHHKQYLEVDLTKESIQVTKHMIQPQHDVRVIKTSFDQALTGQSEDYIYFELTDQTPVHDGMNRLRDSYPNIMNLEYVNIGQVSAQIEGKISKDKLSRQVADPLELFADFYQETLGQPLTETQSQAVETAWLVAQKDQEDD